A stretch of the Paucidesulfovibrio longus DSM 6739 genome encodes the following:
- a CDS encoding glycosyltransferase family 9 protein encodes MKILILNLTRFGDLIQTQPVISGFAAAGCRVGLLCLDNFSSAAALLRGVEWVAAFPGSRLLAALDRDWREAVHGFADIRREVADVFGPDLIVNLTPSLPARLLARSLALDLGPGSVRGFGVDEHGFNADTSSWSAFLQLASGNRGASPFNVVDLFRRAAGLRHEDASPDLRLPGSDTEDEESGLLAEAEALLSEALPDGAELSGWLGVQLGASEERRRWPVSRFVEAARLFALQEGLVPVLLGTEAEAALGQRFLAEYDGPAVNLMGRTSLPLLGAVLTRLDLLLTNDTGTMHLAAGLGTPVAAVFLATAQPFDTGPYREGSLCFEPDLDCHPCAFGAACPNDHRCRWAVRAEAVHGFVAGTATGEARDNAGTRAWRSVRGADGLMDFVSLSGHASCDRTRWIALQRRYYRRLFDGEPLEGVEEAHGLSPERAERLRGILGEARELLFLLERQAEVLAAHPMQAMKNKFLATWQRLRGVLEADPDLEVVGLLWGFESQAQGDRLDSIVALAGRYRSLMEALLRALQ; translated from the coding sequence ATGAAGATATTGATATTGAACCTGACCCGCTTCGGGGATCTGATCCAGACCCAGCCCGTGATTTCCGGATTCGCCGCCGCCGGTTGCAGGGTGGGGCTGCTCTGTCTGGACAATTTTTCTTCGGCGGCGGCCTTGCTCCGGGGCGTGGAATGGGTCGCGGCCTTCCCCGGTTCCCGTCTGCTGGCCGCCCTGGACCGCGACTGGCGCGAGGCGGTCCACGGCTTCGCGGACATCCGCCGCGAGGTCGCGGACGTCTTCGGGCCGGATCTGATCGTCAACCTGACCCCGTCGCTGCCTGCGCGGCTGCTGGCCCGCTCCCTGGCCTTGGACCTCGGTCCCGGCAGCGTGCGCGGCTTCGGCGTGGACGAGCACGGCTTCAATGCGGACACGTCCTCCTGGAGCGCGTTTCTCCAGCTGGCTTCCGGCAATCGGGGCGCAAGCCCCTTCAACGTGGTGGATCTTTTTCGCCGGGCCGCGGGCCTGCGGCACGAGGACGCCTCCCCGGACCTGCGCCTGCCGGGATCGGACACGGAGGACGAGGAATCCGGGCTGCTGGCCGAGGCCGAGGCGCTGCTCTCGGAGGCCCTGCCCGACGGCGCGGAACTTTCCGGCTGGCTCGGCGTGCAGCTCGGCGCCAGCGAGGAGCGTCGGCGCTGGCCCGTGTCGCGTTTCGTGGAGGCGGCGCGGCTTTTCGCCCTGCAAGAGGGCCTGGTGCCCGTGCTGCTGGGCACGGAAGCGGAGGCGGCGCTGGGCCAACGTTTTCTGGCCGAATACGACGGCCCGGCCGTCAACCTCATGGGCCGCACGTCGCTTCCGCTGCTGGGGGCCGTGCTCACCCGGCTCGACCTGCTGCTGACCAACGATACCGGGACCATGCATCTGGCGGCGGGTTTGGGAACGCCCGTGGCCGCTGTTTTCCTGGCCACGGCCCAGCCCTTCGACACCGGACCGTACCGCGAGGGCAGCCTCTGCTTCGAGCCGGATCTCGATTGTCATCCCTGCGCTTTTGGCGCGGCCTGCCCGAACGATCACCGTTGCCGGTGGGCCGTGCGCGCCGAGGCCGTGCATGGCTTTGTCGCTGGGACGGCGACGGGCGAGGCTCGGGACAACGCCGGGACGCGGGCCTGGCGGAGCGTGCGCGGAGCAGACGGGTTGATGGATTTTGTATCTCTTTCCGGGCACGCCTCCTGCGACAGGACGCGCTGGATCGCTCTGCAACGGCGGTATTACCGTCGACTCTTTGACGGTGAGCCGCTGGAGGGCGTGGAAGAGGCGCACGGACTCAGCCCGGAACGCGCCGAGCGGCTGCGCGGCATTCTGGGGGAAGCACGGGAACTTCTTTTTCTGCTGGAACGTCAGGCGGAGGTGCTCGCGGCCCACCCCATGCAGGCCATGAAGAACAAGTTTCTGGCCACCTGGCAGCGGCTTCGGGGCGTGCTCGAGGCCGATCCGGACCTGGAAGTCGTGGGCTTGCTCTGGGGATTCGAGTCGCAGGCGCAAGGGGACAGGCTGGACAGCATCGTGGCCCTGGCCGGTCGCTACCGCTCGCTCATGGAGGCTTTGCTCCGAGCCCTGCAATGA
- the acs gene encoding acetate--CoA ligase, with translation MSDEKIQSLSHESRIFQPPANKNAAVGSMDEYERIYKRSIEDMEGFWAERAGELLTWDKPWDSVLDWNFDTPDIKWFSGGHLNVAYNCLDRHLENGRRNKAALIWQGEKDSDVKVYTYQMLHDEVCKFANVLKKKGIKKGDRVSIYLPMIPELAVAMLACARIGAPHSIIFAGFSANALRDRINDCGSKVHITGTGVNRAGRKIPLKPNTDEALKECPDLEQVIVVNSADGYEASMVEGRDSWWHEEMAAEDVRGGCPCESMEAEDPLFILYTSGSTGKPKGVFHTQGGYLTYAAHTCQWVFDLKDDDVHWCTADIGWVTGHSYIVYGPLALGATSLMFEGVPTYPNPDRFWQICEKFKVNIFYTAPTVIRALMREGEQWTTNHDLSSLRVLGTVGEPINPEAWMWYYNQIGKSKLPIVDTWWQTETGGHVISGLPYATPMKPGAASRPLPGIDAAIVDKEGKEVGPNEGGFLVIRKPWPGMLRGVWNNPDRFKSTYFAGFPGTYESGDGARRDEDGYFWIMGRVDDVINVSGHRLGTAEIESALVAHPAVSEAAVVGMPHEIKGQSIYAYVTLKGDVDESDELKKELVKYVRKEIGPLASPEVLQFAPGLPKTRSGKIMRRILRKIAEGDTSNLGDTSTLADPGVVQDLIEGNADLMHR, from the coding sequence ATGAGTGATGAGAAAATCCAAAGCCTGAGCCACGAGTCCCGTATCTTCCAGCCCCCGGCGAACAAGAACGCCGCGGTGGGCAGCATGGATGAATACGAACGGATCTACAAACGTTCCATCGAGGACATGGAAGGATTCTGGGCCGAGCGCGCCGGGGAGCTTCTGACCTGGGACAAGCCCTGGGACAGCGTCCTGGACTGGAACTTCGACACTCCCGACATCAAATGGTTCTCCGGCGGCCACCTCAACGTGGCCTACAACTGCCTGGACCGCCACCTGGAAAACGGCCGCCGCAACAAGGCCGCCCTGATCTGGCAGGGGGAGAAGGACTCGGACGTCAAGGTCTACACCTACCAGATGCTCCATGACGAGGTCTGCAAATTCGCCAACGTGCTCAAGAAAAAGGGCATCAAAAAAGGCGACCGGGTTTCCATCTATCTGCCCATGATCCCGGAGCTGGCAGTGGCCATGCTCGCCTGCGCCCGCATCGGCGCGCCCCATTCCATCATTTTCGCGGGCTTTTCGGCCAACGCCCTGCGCGACCGCATCAACGACTGCGGCTCCAAGGTGCACATCACCGGAACGGGCGTGAACCGGGCGGGACGCAAGATTCCCCTGAAGCCGAACACCGACGAAGCGCTCAAGGAATGCCCGGACCTGGAACAGGTCATCGTGGTCAATTCCGCGGACGGCTACGAGGCTTCCATGGTCGAGGGACGCGACTCCTGGTGGCACGAGGAGATGGCCGCCGAGGACGTGCGCGGCGGCTGCCCCTGCGAGAGCATGGAAGCCGAGGATCCGTTGTTCATCCTCTACACCTCCGGCTCCACGGGCAAGCCCAAGGGCGTCTTCCACACCCAGGGCGGCTACCTGACCTACGCCGCGCACACCTGCCAGTGGGTCTTCGACCTCAAGGACGACGACGTGCACTGGTGCACCGCCGACATCGGCTGGGTCACGGGCCATTCCTACATCGTCTACGGGCCGCTCGCCCTGGGCGCGACCTCGCTGATGTTCGAAGGCGTTCCGACCTACCCGAACCCGGACCGCTTCTGGCAGATCTGCGAAAAATTCAAGGTCAACATCTTCTACACCGCGCCCACGGTCATCCGCGCGCTGATGCGCGAAGGAGAGCAGTGGACCACCAACCACGACCTCTCCAGCCTGCGCGTGCTCGGCACGGTGGGCGAGCCCATCAACCCGGAAGCCTGGATGTGGTATTACAACCAGATCGGCAAATCCAAGCTGCCCATCGTGGACACCTGGTGGCAGACCGAAACCGGCGGGCACGTCATCTCCGGCCTGCCCTACGCCACGCCCATGAAGCCCGGCGCCGCCTCTCGGCCGCTGCCCGGCATCGACGCGGCCATCGTGGACAAGGAAGGCAAGGAAGTCGGCCCCAACGAAGGCGGCTTCCTGGTCATCCGCAAACCCTGGCCCGGCATGCTCCGGGGCGTCTGGAACAATCCGGACCGCTTCAAGTCCACCTACTTCGCGGGCTTCCCCGGAACCTATGAATCCGGCGACGGCGCCCGGCGCGACGAAGACGGCTACTTCTGGATCATGGGCCGCGTGGACGACGTGATCAACGTTTCGGGCCACCGCCTGGGCACGGCGGAAATCGAATCCGCGCTCGTGGCGCACCCGGCCGTCTCGGAAGCGGCCGTCGTGGGCATGCCCCACGAGATCAAGGGCCAGTCCATCTACGCCTACGTCACGCTCAAGGGCGACGTGGACGAGTCGGACGAACTGAAGAAGGAACTGGTCAAATACGTGCGCAAGGAGATCGGACCGCTGGCATCGCCCGAGGTGCTCCAATTCGCTCCCGGCCTGCCCAAGACCCGCTCCGGCAAGATCATGCGCCGCATCCTGCGCAAGATCGCCGAGGGCGACACGTCCAACCTGGGCGACACCTCGACCCTGGCCGATCCGGGCGTGGTGCAGGATCTCATCGAGGGCAACGCGGACCTGATGCACCGCTAG
- a CDS encoding DUF4212 domain-containing protein, with the protein MQDKMRQYWKTNLRYMVVLLAIWALVSYVCSILLVEQLNAFHLGGFPLGFWFAQQGSIYVFVAEIFIYYFLMQRLDRRFDVHE; encoded by the coding sequence ATGCAAGACAAAATGCGGCAGTACTGGAAGACGAACCTGAGGTACATGGTCGTTCTTCTCGCAATCTGGGCACTTGTCTCCTACGTATGCTCAATCCTGCTCGTCGAGCAGCTCAACGCATTTCATCTCGGAGGCTTCCCGCTGGGCTTCTGGTTCGCCCAGCAAGGTTCCATCTACGTATTCGTGGCGGAAATCTTCATCTACTACTTCTTGATGCAGCGCCTCGACCGCCGATTCGACGTTCACGAATAA
- a CDS encoding sodium:solute symporter family protein, whose amino-acid sequence MSILTWTYIMVGVTFGIYLTIAWLSRVKDAKGFYVAGGGVPAIANGLATAADWMSAASFISMAGMISFMGYNGSVYLMGWTGGYVLLALLLAPYLRKFGKFTVPDFVGDRYYSNTARVVALVCAIFVSLTYVAGQMRGVGVVFSRFLEVDVNTGVLIGMAIVFFYAALGGMKGITWTQVAQYCVLILAFLIPAIAISMKVTGSPIPQIGFGGSIAAGPDSGQLLLQKLDEIGVALGFGGYTSPFAGLSMLNVFCITMALMVGTAGLPHVIIRFYTVPSVRAARLSAGYALLFIAILYTTAPAVASFARYNMIQTLAEVDYKADSPSPLPTWFQNWSPTGLVAWVDKNDDGKVQFYGPGKGGGAAIEGKPELVADKTNKYGMAQISNTLTDNANELYVDRDIIVLANPEIAMLPAWVIALVAAGGLAAALSTASGLLLVIASAISHDLYFRIINRQASEKQRLLVGRIMIGVAVCIAGYFGINPPGFVAQVVALAFGLGAASFFPIIVLGIFWKRTTREGAIAGMIAGIGFTMLYIIQCTPAFMGMKPWLLDIQSTGIGTVGMLINFAVTVGVSLVTPAPPQEIQDMVESVRIPRGAGAATDH is encoded by the coding sequence ATGAGCATACTTACCTGGACCTACATCATGGTCGGCGTGACCTTCGGGATCTATCTGACCATCGCCTGGCTCTCGCGGGTGAAAGACGCGAAGGGCTTTTACGTCGCGGGCGGCGGCGTCCCCGCCATCGCCAACGGACTGGCCACGGCCGCGGACTGGATGAGCGCCGCGTCGTTCATCTCCATGGCCGGAATGATTTCCTTCATGGGCTACAACGGCAGCGTCTATCTCATGGGCTGGACCGGCGGCTACGTGCTGCTCGCCCTGCTGCTCGCGCCCTATCTGCGCAAATTCGGCAAATTCACCGTGCCGGACTTCGTGGGCGACCGCTACTACTCCAACACGGCCCGCGTGGTCGCGCTCGTCTGCGCCATCTTCGTCTCCCTGACCTACGTGGCAGGCCAGATGCGCGGCGTGGGCGTGGTCTTCTCCCGCTTCCTGGAAGTGGACGTGAACACCGGCGTGCTCATCGGCATGGCCATCGTGTTCTTCTACGCGGCCCTGGGCGGCATGAAGGGCATCACCTGGACCCAGGTGGCGCAGTACTGCGTGCTCATCCTGGCCTTCCTCATCCCGGCGATTGCCATTTCCATGAAGGTCACGGGCTCGCCCATCCCGCAGATCGGCTTCGGCGGCAGCATCGCCGCAGGCCCGGACTCCGGCCAGCTCCTGCTCCAGAAGCTCGACGAGATCGGCGTGGCCCTCGGATTCGGCGGATACACCTCGCCCTTCGCAGGCCTGTCCATGCTCAACGTCTTCTGCATCACCATGGCGCTGATGGTCGGCACCGCGGGTCTGCCCCACGTGATCATCCGCTTCTACACCGTGCCCAGCGTCCGCGCCGCCCGTCTTTCCGCGGGCTACGCCCTGCTGTTCATCGCCATCCTCTACACCACGGCCCCGGCCGTCGCCAGCTTCGCGCGCTACAACATGATCCAGACCCTGGCGGAGGTGGACTACAAGGCCGACTCGCCCTCTCCGCTGCCGACTTGGTTCCAGAACTGGTCGCCCACGGGCCTCGTGGCCTGGGTGGACAAGAACGATGACGGCAAGGTCCAGTTCTACGGCCCCGGCAAGGGCGGCGGCGCAGCCATCGAAGGCAAGCCCGAATTGGTCGCCGACAAGACCAACAAGTACGGCATGGCCCAAATATCCAACACGCTCACGGACAACGCCAACGAGCTTTACGTGGACCGCGACATCATCGTGCTGGCCAACCCCGAAATCGCCATGCTCCCGGCCTGGGTCATCGCCCTGGTGGCGGCGGGCGGACTCGCCGCGGCCCTGTCCACGGCTTCCGGACTGCTTCTGGTCATCGCCTCGGCCATCTCCCACGACCTCTACTTCCGGATCATCAACCGCCAGGCCTCGGAAAAGCAGCGCCTGCTGGTGGGCCGGATCATGATCGGCGTGGCCGTCTGCATCGCGGGCTACTTCGGCATCAACCCGCCGGGCTTCGTGGCCCAGGTGGTGGCCCTGGCCTTCGGACTCGGCGCGGCCTCCTTCTTCCCGATCATCGTGCTCGGCATCTTCTGGAAGCGGACCACGCGGGAAGGCGCCATCGCGGGCATGATCGCGGGCATCGGCTTCACCATGCTCTACATCATCCAGTGTACCCCGGCCTTCATGGGCATGAAGCCCTGGCTTCTGGACATCCAGTCCACGGGCATCGGCACGGTGGGCATGCTCATCAACTTCGCCGTGACGGTGGGCGTTTCGCTGGTCACCCCGGCGCCGCCCCAGGAAATCCAGGACATGGTCGAAAGCGTGCGCATCCCCCGCGGGGCGGGAGCGGCCACGGATCACTAG
- a CDS encoding putative nucleotidyltransferase substrate binding domain-containing protein, producing MATLPGENPSVVIDFLQRTLPFSQLKRSDLAALARHCTVDFHPSGKKLLIQGVTRVRELLVVQKGGVKLTLRDAEGQETLLDYRGEGGCVGELALIQDRPAQVDASTVEDTFFLVIDGAAFLALLKTQPLVAEFFLREFSENYLPRVFAEMRGRHASLTCDSGLYLFSARVGEMIGRGLVSTDYGESIQMAAWKMSKHSVGSLLVREPSGEVAGIVTDKDLRKAVALGMDYSAPIETIMSTPVATVDEGEVCFDALLKMMTRQIHHLAVTRQGVVAGVVTSHDIMVLQGKSPMALFRDIQAQEHPEGLHPLSAKVPQVLRTLVEEGARAGHITRMITVINDLILEKLLKLLLKEMGPPPAPFCWLLMGSEGRREQTIATDQDNALIYKDLGDDILMRAANIYFTAFCERAINHLVLCGYPPCQGGIMASNPKWRQPYAVWRDHFERWIMVPEPKEVLNATIFFDFRPAFGNEEFAEELRRHIARHAPRQEVFLRHLAADCLNTRPPLSFFRNFVVEKSGEHKNRLDIKRRGLVPFVDFARVLALKHGIKETNTLGRLRQLQEGGHIPDELHKDAAEAFEFLLQLRLVHQLGQVEEGRQPDNHIAPSELSELERQTLKESFGVIGRLQSFLRDMFRLNIV from the coding sequence ATGGCCACTCTGCCTGGGGAAAACCCTTCCGTCGTCATCGACTTTCTGCAACGCACCCTGCCCTTCAGCCAGCTGAAACGAAGCGACCTTGCCGCGCTGGCCCGGCACTGCACGGTGGACTTCCACCCCTCCGGCAAGAAGCTGCTCATCCAGGGCGTCACCCGCGTCCGCGAGCTGCTCGTGGTCCAGAAAGGCGGGGTCAAGCTGACCCTGCGCGACGCGGAAGGCCAGGAAACCCTGCTCGACTATCGCGGCGAAGGCGGCTGCGTCGGCGAACTGGCCCTGATCCAGGACCGCCCGGCCCAGGTGGACGCCTCCACCGTGGAAGACACTTTTTTCCTCGTCATCGACGGCGCGGCCTTTCTCGCCCTGCTCAAGACCCAGCCCCTGGTGGCGGAATTCTTCCTGCGTGAATTTTCCGAGAACTACCTGCCCCGCGTTTTCGCGGAAATGCGCGGCCGCCATGCGTCCCTGACCTGCGACAGCGGCCTCTACCTGTTCAGCGCCCGCGTGGGCGAAATGATCGGCCGGGGACTCGTAAGCACGGATTACGGCGAATCCATCCAGATGGCCGCCTGGAAAATGTCCAAGCACAGCGTGGGCTCGCTGCTCGTGCGCGAACCTTCGGGCGAGGTCGCGGGCATCGTCACGGACAAGGATCTGCGCAAGGCCGTGGCCCTGGGCATGGACTACTCCGCCCCCATAGAGACGATCATGTCCACGCCCGTGGCCACCGTGGACGAGGGCGAGGTCTGCTTCGACGCCCTGCTGAAGATGATGACCCGGCAGATTCACCACCTCGCCGTGACGCGACAGGGCGTTGTCGCCGGGGTGGTCACGTCCCACGACATCATGGTCCTGCAAGGCAAGTCGCCCATGGCGCTCTTCCGCGACATCCAGGCCCAGGAACATCCCGAAGGCCTGCACCCCCTGAGCGCCAAGGTGCCCCAGGTGCTGCGCACCCTCGTGGAGGAAGGCGCCCGCGCCGGGCACATCACCAGGATGATCACGGTCATCAACGACCTGATCCTTGAAAAGCTGCTCAAGCTGCTGCTCAAGGAAATGGGGCCGCCGCCCGCGCCCTTCTGCTGGCTGCTCATGGGCAGCGAGGGCAGGCGGGAGCAAACCATCGCCACGGATCAAGACAATGCCCTGATCTACAAGGATCTCGGCGACGACATCCTGATGCGCGCAGCGAACATCTACTTCACTGCCTTTTGCGAACGCGCCATCAACCATCTGGTGCTCTGCGGCTATCCACCCTGCCAGGGCGGCATCATGGCTTCGAACCCGAAATGGCGGCAACCCTACGCTGTCTGGCGCGACCATTTCGAACGCTGGATCATGGTTCCCGAGCCCAAGGAGGTGCTCAACGCCACGATCTTCTTCGACTTCCGCCCCGCATTCGGCAACGAGGAATTCGCCGAGGAACTGCGCCGCCACATCGCCCGCCACGCCCCGCGCCAGGAGGTCTTCCTGCGCCACCTGGCGGCGGACTGCCTGAACACGCGCCCGCCCCTCTCCTTCTTCCGCAACTTCGTGGTGGAAAAAAGCGGCGAGCACAAAAACCGGCTCGACATCAAGCGGCGCGGCCTGGTGCCCTTCGTGGACTTTGCGCGCGTCCTGGCGCTCAAGCACGGCATCAAGGAAACCAACACGCTGGGTCGGCTGCGCCAGCTTCAGGAAGGCGGCCACATTCCGGACGAACTGCACAAGGACGCCGCCGAAGCCTTTGAATTTCTGCTACAGCTCCGGCTCGTGCACCAGCTCGGCCAGGTCGAGGAAGGCCGCCAGCCCGACAACCACATTGCGCCTTCCGAGCTTTCGGAGCTGGAACGACAGACCCTCAAGGAGTCCTTCGGCGTCATCGGCAGGCTGCAATCCTTTCTGCGCGACATGTTTCGGCTGAACATCGTCTAG
- a CDS encoding 3'-5' exonuclease produces the protein MALFGPLLGPFLDLSDKASLESLEESRRIFRRLDQDRLLEEYEFVVVDTELTGLSLRNDEIVSIGAVVIREMRIQPEETYFTLIRPDMDLPKLSTLIHQITPGEVADAPTLEEALPEFVEFCKGRLIVGHHVGLDISFLNRALRRIYGAGLNSPCLDTMRLAQAYEEALWEGFYDQFNMKVSYHLPDLAEAFGLPAFKAHHALSDAFQTAYLFLFLARKLTKGNIRTLKDLHAAAKPRRFL, from the coding sequence ATGGCTCTTTTCGGGCCTCTTCTCGGCCCCTTCCTGGATCTGAGCGACAAGGCCAGCCTGGAATCGCTGGAGGAAAGCCGACGCATCTTCCGCCGACTGGACCAGGACCGGCTCCTGGAGGAATACGAATTCGTCGTGGTGGACACGGAATTGACCGGCCTCTCGCTGCGCAACGATGAAATCGTGTCCATCGGCGCCGTGGTCATCCGCGAAATGCGCATCCAGCCTGAAGAAACATATTTCACGCTCATCCGGCCGGACATGGACCTTCCCAAACTGTCCACCCTGATCCACCAGATCACGCCGGGGGAAGTGGCCGACGCCCCCACGCTGGAAGAGGCCCTGCCCGAATTCGTGGAGTTCTGCAAAGGCAGGCTCATCGTGGGCCATCACGTGGGCCTGGACATCAGTTTTCTCAACCGCGCCCTGCGCAGGATCTACGGCGCGGGACTGAACTCGCCCTGCCTCGACACCATGCGGCTGGCGCAGGCATACGAGGAAGCGCTCTGGGAAGGCTTCTACGACCAGTTCAACATGAAGGTATCCTACCATCTGCCGGACCTGGCCGAAGCCTTCGGCCTGCCTGCGTTCAAGGCGCATCATGCCCTTTCGGACGCATTTCAGACCGCCTATCTCTTCCTTTTTCTGGCCCGCAAGCTTACAAAGGGCAATATCCGCACGCTCAAAGACCTGCACGCCGCGGCCAAGCCGCGCCGCTTTCTCTAA